The following nucleotide sequence is from bacterium.
CCTACCTTCCAGCATCATTTAGTTTGTTACCTCCCTAAATGTGGAATTAAGTATTGGGCTAGTGGCTAACCTTTGCTTAAAGATTGGACTTTCACCAACAAGAACCAATACGCTTTGCTTGGCACACCCATCTTCTGATACCTCCCCTGATTTCGCTAGTAAAGGTTGAATTGTGAGATTGACATCCTCTAGTAGTAATGTTTCATAAATCGTGCGAAGTGGTGATCCCCATGGGCAACCATATACAGGTTCTAATCCTTTTAAGTCTATTCCCATCCCAATAACTATCTCTTTCTTTTGAGGTGCCTCTTTTGGCAGATATGTCCAGATTATTATGCTACCCACCAGAAGTATGCAGAGTAGTAAAACAATATTTTTCTTTTTATCAAACATTAAAATCCCTCCTTTTTGATTAACAACTGTTTTACATCTTTCATGGAGTACCAATACCCTCTGCTTAGCACGAATTGCCTTCGAAAATCAGGGGTATTTGGAAAAATCATAGGTAGAGAAATGTCTACCCCTCTTTTAAAAAGCACTTTGGGATAAAAAGCTGAAGAGGGGCCGTAAATTATTCTTGTCCTAGCATTTTTGGAGAACTTAAGGAGTTCGTTGACTGTCCCATTTACTATGGTTTCACCGGTTATGTAAACAACATCAGCTCCACTTAGAACTTCTTCGTTCTTATTTGCAGGAAATATTTTTATGTTGGATTCCTCGGCATTAAAATCTATAATGGATAGCTGCTTTAAATCCATAAGTTCACTGACATACACTACCTTTGCAACCTCTGCGCACAGGGGTGTAGCCATCATGTGAAACCCAACCATTGCTACTACATCTGAACTTTTCACAAATTTTGGGGGGTCTAAAAGAGGTAATTTTGGAGCGACATAGACTTCAGCATCATA
It contains:
- a CDS encoding DUF364 domain-containing protein → MDVIIDTIKELKCLGVNATLSNIIITRIGPWTLSYVRYDDGTIGCGVANNEADRGGVPKDVSFIKDLLNLNAYDVIDKLRSLEDSVFINSLMTSITSALSYKLMNDRDALKKEGYDAEVYVAPKLPLLDPPKFVKSSDVVAMVGFHMMATPLCAEVAKVVYVSELMDLKQLSIIDFNAEESNIKIFPANKNEEVLSGADVVYITGETIVNGTVNELLKFSKNARTRIIYGPSSAFYPKVLFKRGVDISLPMIFPNTPDFRRQFVLSRGYWYSMKDVKQLLIKKEGF